Proteins encoded within one genomic window of Fusarium musae strain F31 chromosome 4, whole genome shotgun sequence:
- a CDS encoding hypothetical protein (EggNog:ENOG41), giving the protein MSAYKNIAVAGAAGDLGSAVFKALIDSNKFNLTVLTRAGSTSKFPTDIKVIQVDYDNLDSLTSALQGQDAVVSTLGSLAIPSQTLLIDAAVAAGVKRFLPSEFGSNLVIPSVRKLPVFKTKVDIEDKLTALASEGKISYTFVYNSAFLDWGLSHGLFLDFNKAEITLWDGGNTELSTTTLASVGQAVVGVLTHPAETKDRVVYIQDTVVSQKKLLDIAKELNPSKQWTVKEAKIDDATAASDANIAKGIIDWPTLAAYLYRAIFDPTSVSKFPKLDNELLGVKGVTDEQLKELVKPFVQ; this is encoded by the coding sequence ATGTCTGCCTACAAAAACATTGCTGTCGCTGGTGCCGCAGGTGATCTCGGCTCTGCAGTCTTCAAGGCCCTCATCGACTCCAACAAATTCAACCTCACAGTCCTAACCCGCGCCGGCTCAACCTCCAAATTCCCCACCGACATCAAAGTCATTCAAGTCGACTACGATAACCTCGACTCTCTCACATCCGccctccaaggccaagatgccGTCGTCTCAACCCTCGGCAGTCTCGCCATCCCTAGTCAAACACTCCTCATCGACGCCGCAGTAGCCGCTGGCGTCAAGCGCTTCCTCCCTTCTGAGTTTGGCTCCAACCTTGTCATCCCCAGCGTTCGAAAGCTCCCTGTTTTCAAGACAAAGGTTGATATCGAGGATAAGCTTACTGCTCTTGCGAGTGAGGGCAagattagctatacttttgTTTATAACTCTGCTTTCCTTGACTGGGGCTTGAGCCATGGCTTGTTCCTTGATTTCAACAAGGCGGAGATTACACTCTGGGATGGAGGCAATACTGAGTTGAGCACAACTACTCTCGCCAGCGTTGGTCAAGCTGTCGTTGGTGTTCTGACACATCCTGCCGAAACAAAGGATCGCGTTGTTTATATCCAGGACACCGTCGTCtctcagaagaagcttctcgaTATTGCCAAGGAGCTCAACCCCAGCAAGCAGTGGACTGTCAAGGAGGCTAAGATTGACGATGCTACTGCTGCCTCTGATGCCAATATCGCAAAGGGTATCATCGACTGGCCTACTCTTGCTGCCTACTTGTACAGGGCTATCTTTGACCCCACTAGTGTTTCCAAGTTCCCCAAGCTTGATAATGAGCTACTTGGTGTCAAGGGTGTCACCGATGAGCAGCTCAAGGAACTTGTCAAGCCTTTTGTTCAGTag
- a CDS encoding hypothetical protein (EggNog:ENOG41), producing MSSLAVALELRARMRKPSVQQPWKAHVPTVSDIEGPVAVGLIDVEVAEDALEVVELLVVEVLELVVVVELARDVVLMDELVAEDVDEGATEVERVVVVADVTLDMDEAPAGPPATRELSDETTERLEDTVADEERLTIEDAANDDIPLRDSALGALNTFVGNVFDDIALESDELEIGEVVLVIVVEARELVEENVAKVVHVVELVLEDVDEDIVADEVAVVEVEVIVREAALALLVLGAEEALIATLVEVKLPVEDADTELEAEEALLRPPAMLPKTLSEVLKELVELVDILLETPAEVELLAEPMLVGALFEVELDPPLEEELPLAEAKDDEKEALEKLDAAPMLVDATEPELETEKAAFEETATEELTPLADEKAPIDVGNELL from the coding sequence ATGTCGTCGCTGGCGGTGGCCTTAGAGTTGAGGGCGCGGATGAGGAAGCCTTCTGTCCAGCAGCCTTGGAAAGCCCATGTTCCGACTGTTTCGGATATTGAGGggcctgttgctgttggcttAATTGATGTTGAGGTGGCGGAGGACGCTCTTGAGGTTGTGGAACTACTGGTGGTTGAAGTGCTAGAGCTAGTGGTAGTCGTAGAACTCGCCCGCGATGTTGTGCTAATGGACGAGCTTGTAGCCGAAGACGTTGATGAAGGTGCAACGGAAGTTGAACGAGTTGTTGTGGTAGCAGATGTGACGCTAGATATGGATGAAGCACCAGCTGGGCCTCCCGCAACCAGAGAGCTCAGTGACGAGACCACCGAGAGACTTGAGGATACCGTAGCTGATGAGGAGCGACTGACGATTGAAGACGCCGCCAATGATGATATACCGCTGAGAGACAGTGCGCTTGGGGCACTTAACACGTTTGTAGGCAATGTGTTTGACGATATCGCACTCGAGAGCGACGAACTGGAAATTGGCGAAGTTGTGCTAGTGATTGTAGTGGAGGCACGCGAGCTAGTTGAGGAGAATGTAGCGAAGGTTGTCCATGTTGTTGAACTTGTGCTAGAAGATGTTGACGAAGACATAGTGGCTGACGAGGTCGCCGTTGTTGAAGTCGAGGTCATAGTCCGCGAAGCAGCGCTGGCGCTACTGGTGCTgggagctgaagaagcactCATTGCAACGCTTGTTGAGGTCAAGCTCCCAGTAGAGGACGCTGATACAGAGCTGGAGGCGGAAGAAGCGCTGTTGAGGCCGCCGGCGATGTTACCAAAAACGCTTAGCGAAGTGCTGAAGGAGCTCGTGGAGCTTGTCGACATACTACTTGAGACACCAGCTGAGGTCGAGCTGCTGGCTGAGCCTATGCTAGTAGGAGCACtgtttgaggttgagctCGATCCTCCgttggaggaagagcttCCACTGGCCGAAGCCAAAGACGACGAGAAAGAGGCGCTCGAGAAACTAGACGCAGCTCCCATGCTGGTCGATGCAACTGAACCAGAGCTCGAAACGGAGAAAGCAGCATTTGAAGAGACAGCTACTGAGGAACTCACGCCACTAGCTGACGAAAAGGCTCCTATTGATGTGGGCAATGAACTACTGTAG
- a CDS encoding hypothetical protein (EggNog:ENOG41) translates to MQRRLSELRLNNEKDLVKEIKLEELEQSVQDAIRVTRELGFDYLWVDRLCIIQNCPEDKRREIGKMAMTYKNAAITLAAGTATRACEGFLGSLPGRSPTYLPENQFEIPMKDGRVGTVYLSGSPYQPHHPLDKRGWTLQEYMLSSRMLIFSDYQLLWQCQETELQSVTGNNVGIEYQQHLESLPWASFDEEGEPSYGTHDSEKLYLWKTIIVQYTQRQLKDPEDRLPAVTGITTELQKMWRDSHIYGHWERWFIQLLAWYKPDNGRVKERHTKRAPSWSWVSLDGQIRFEDPIEVEDAQIEILTAAKVRLSCRILQFSDINLVKRYTLSTMLDLVESASDVEFGRRKCEYLLLGKTGNYHQETGVALMILKTAKGSYKRVGLALFEDMSVWTGVKFQSVDLEPKEK, encoded by the coding sequence ATGCAAAGGCGATTATCAGAGCTACGCCTAAATAACGAGAAAGATCTCGTGAAAGAGATCAAACTTGAAGAGTTGGAACAGTCTGTCCAAGACGCAATACGTGTGACTCGTGAACTGGGGTTCGATTATCTCTGGGTTGACAGACTGTGCATCATTCAAAACTGCCCAGAGGATAAGAGACGAGAGATTGGTAAGATGGCGATGACATACAAGAACGCTGCAATTACATTGGCTGCTGGAACTGCTACAAGAGCTTGTGAAGGATTCTTGGGAAGCTTGCCTGGCAGAAGTCCTACGTATTTGCCGGAAAATCAATTCGAAATACCGATGAAGGATGGGCGTGTGGGGACAGTTTATCTGTCAGGAAGCCCGTATCAGCCCCATCATCCTCTCGACAAGAGGGGATGGACTCTTCAGGAGTACATGCTCTCGTCCCGAATGCTCATCTTCTCAGACTACCAGCTTCTATGGCAGTGCCAGGAAACTGAACTGCAGAGCGTCACCGGAAATAATGTGGGTATAGAATATCAGCAACATCTTGAGTCATTGCCATGGGCTTCCTTCGACGAGGAGGGTGAACCGTCCTACGGAACACATGATTCTGAGAAACTGTATCTTTGGAAGACTATCATTGTTCAGTATACACAGAGGCAGCTGAAAGACCCCGAAGATAGGTTACCAGCGGTCACGGGTATCACAACTGAGTTACAAAAGATGTGGCGAGATTCCCATATCTACGGTCACTGGGAACGATGGTTTATACAACTTCTGGCATGGTATAAGCCAGATAACGGAAGAGTGAAGGAAAGACACACCAAGAGAGCCCCCAGTTGGTCCTGGGTATCACTTGATGGACAAATTCGATTCGAAGACCCGATAGAGGTCGAGGACGCACAAATTGAGATCTTGACGGCAGCCAAGGTTAGGTTATCCTGCCGAATACTTCAGTTCAGCGATATAAACCTGGTCAAGAGGTACACGCTGTCTACAATGCTTGATCTTGTGGAGTCAGCTTCAGATGTTGAGTTTGGAAGGAGGAAATGCGAGTATCTTCTCCTGGGTAAAACCGGCAACTATCATCAAGAAACCGGAGTTGCTTTGATGATACTCAAAACGGCCAAGGGAAGTTACAAGAGGGTTGGGTTAGCTCTATTCGAGGATATGTCAGTTTGGACTGGCGTCAAGTTCCAGAGTGTTGATCTGGAGCCAAAGGAAAAGTAG
- a CDS encoding hypothetical protein (EggNog:ENOG41) gives MLRQDMETYLGSIVHVLDGGYIRLIHSTACRYIIENRHIVEKQVQCQLTTMCLRYLTLPCFTRDTNYREHHRSEQAKLGWFSFQDYACAHWLHHTDTLIQECGEVFTTETFQDVAADFTSALKNFIDTHRADLTTTKHNELVEEQIEKFIDLEIYDDLHLLWNHIYTHQRGDYATRNTVGIKKIEDGLKDNRTQLEILLVNQKVGDEDTAEDYYGSKPYKCDRTLCRFFHVGYNNARDRDNHGKRHERPFQCPVSCNAAPLGFGPTCQYISCGTKRKAPHIRDLEPSTGLWGIRLSDL, from the exons ATGTTACGACAAGATATGGAGACGTATCTCGGCTCCATCGTTCATGTCCTTGACGGAGGTTACATTCGACTGATTCATTCAACTGCATGCAG ATATATCATAGAGAACAGACATATCGTCGAGAAGCAGGTTCAGTGCCAGTTGACCACTATGTGCCTCAGATACTTGACCCTTCCATGCTTCACCCGGGATACCAACTACCGAGAGCACCATAGAAGCGAGCAGGCGAAACTGGGCTGGTTCTCTTTCCAGGATTATGCTTGTGCTCATTGGCTCCATCACACTGACACCTTGATCCAAGAGTGCGGTGAAGTCTTCACGACCGAAACTTTCCAAGACGTCGCAGCAGATTTCACATCTGCTTTGAAGAATTTTATCGATACCCACCGCGCAGACCTGACTACAACCAAGCACAATGAGTTGGTTGAAGAGCAGATAGAGAAGTTCATCGACTTGGAAATTTACGACGATCTTCATTTGCTGTGGAATCACATATACACTCACCAGCGAGGTGATTATGCGACACGAAACACCGTTGgcatcaagaagattgaggatGGGCTCAAGGATAATAGAACACAACTGGAAattcttcttgtcaaccaAAAAGTCGGGGATGAGGATACTGCTGAGGACTATTATGGCTCAAAGCCCTATAAGTGCGATCGCACACTCTGTCGCTTCTTCCATGTCGGCTACAATAACGCACGCGACCGAGATAATCACGGAAAGCGGCATGAAAGGCCTTTTCAATGCCCCGTATCCTGCAATGCTGCTCCTCTTGGTTTC GGACCGACATGTCAATATATATCATGCGGAACTAAGCGAAAGGCCCCCCATATTCGAGACCTTGAGCCGTCGACAGGTCTCTGGGGAATTCGTTTGTCAGATTTGTAA
- a CDS encoding hypothetical protein (EggNog:ENOG41) → MSNLRDLLNPVSDDDHHMSHSNNELGVEQDQDHYMGYAPSLQELGNIGSTDDASQAFWWALNGDITEADSYAQSNLTNTQVDTLFPEHSIPVHHYAQDNDLGVDLQLGMIDLGMDFDMNDFQMTSHPDEDENVPSDMTTALESFQFLQLPTESSREGSAMTPGLSVLSRSNTTPITLPEDEDALVHYGMLHNIEVKLVPDDMLSIDKRLAAEASAYQYFRPTDYQNQLMLCFPGDGKHFGHLPLAAGQTLLPLMTQPSVEIEPLALKYDLREVISRANKPADARVKVDMNIYGLRSKALDIGQRLSNGKLWLQRSSHGRHGTAYENPHFLNISAEDTGIDEVQNAGLVPSDAAPKKMSKEDQLRKMVDEVYKTVENNRELEMVEGGDRVTQQLLRHQKEALGFMLERESGHINEKYRLWEEIKHGDGKVQYRHRITKRRKDMRPEEKGGGILADDMGMGKSLSILALIMKTLDNGKEWAEEKCGAQKQEISQILSFYPGCGLGSLHLQNGIGVVKYHGEKRPKTLEELQDTDIVVTTYHTLTAEYLAGKGKNSPLYQLGWYRIVLDEAHIIRRPSTKFFQACEYLHANSRWCLSGTPIQNKLADIGSLFRFIRAEPFDKASEFRKWIETPFDNAFNDHELIRDRLVLLLEALCLRRTREVLNLPKTRQFVRHLDFSTQERDQYEKTDAVILRNVQHRMGEAEKSSKFGMFQRWLQLRIVCNHGTYQKLFSWHRRSLLEEREAIVGTAGHYGELSCVGCEEPMPILGCDLTKRMFDDECSHILCSKCIEESSMSLPETRSRCPICVRWYKEPSIPREEETLGHSERPRKRRKATLAIDDHESYFNAQGISTKLRTLVEDVQKDLWTTKRHLEQAKIPYLQLDGNSPLPQRHATLLKFENEDETPDIRQQQEHKKHIAALGFEEEIF, encoded by the exons ATGTCTAACTTGCGGGATCTCCTTAATCCTGTTAGTGACGATGACCACCATATGTCTCACTCCAACAATGAGCTGGGGGTagagcaagaccaagatcatTACATGGGCTATGCGCCCAGTCTCCAAGAACTCGGCAACATTGGATCGACTGATGATGCCTCGCAAGCATTTTGGTGGGCTCTAAATGGAGACATTACTGAGGCTGATAGCTATGCCCAGTCCAATCTTACAAACACTCAAGT TGATACTCTATTTCCAGAACACAGCATCCCGGTACACCACTATGCTCAAGACAATGATCTGGGCGTTGATCTACAACTGGGAATGATAGATTTGGGTATGGACTTCGACATGAATGATTTTCAGATGACATCTCATCccgacgaagacgagaatGTCCCCTCAGATATGACGACTGCACTCGAAAGCTTCCAATTCCTTCAATTGCCCACCGAAAGCTCTCGAGAAGGATCAGCCATGACACCGGGGCTTTCTGTGCTAAGTCGGTCAAATACAACACCTATAACATTACCGGAAGATGAGGACGCTTTAGTTCACTACGGCATG CTTCACAACATCGAAGTGAAATTAGTACCTGATGACATGTTATCCATAGATAAAAGACTGGCAGCAGAGGCGTCAGCTTACCAGTACTTCAGACCAACAGATTATCAGAACCAACTCATGCTTTGCTTCCCTGGTGATGGGAAACACTTCGGCCATCTCCCTTTAGCGGCAGGCCAGACTCTCCTACCTCTGATGACGCAACCATCAGTCGAGATTGAACCACTGGCTCTAAAATACGATCTGAGGGAGGTCATAAGCCGTGCAAACAAACCCGCGGATGCTAGGGTGAAAGTCGACATGAATATCTATGGTCTGCGATCCAAGGCGTTGGATATTGGCCAAAGGCTCTCCAATGGAAAGCTGTGGCTTCAGAGATCTAGCCACGGGAGGCATGGTACTGCTTACGAAAATCCACACTTCTTGAACATTAGCGCCGAAGATACCGGAATCGATGAAGTCCAGAATGCGGGACTGGTTCCTAGTGATGCTGCCCCTAAGAAGATGAGCAAGGAAGATCAACTTCGGAAGATGGTGGACGAGGTCTACAAAACGGTCGAGAACAACCGCGAACTTGAGATGGTTGAAGGTGGTGACAGAGTAACCCAACAGCTGTTAAG ACATCAGAAGGAAGCCCTAGGTTTCATGCTCGAGAGAGAGTCTGGGCACATCAACGAAAAGTACAGACTTTGGGAAGAGATCAAACACGGAGATGGAAAAGTCCAATATCGACACAGAATCACCAAGAGACGCAAGGATATGCGGCCAGAGGAGAAAGGTGGTGGTATTCTTGCCGACGATATGGGAATGGGAAAGTCGCTTTCCATCCTCGCCTTGATAATGAAGACTCTTGACAATGGCAAAGAGTGGGCGGAAGAGAAATGCGGAGCACAAAAACAGGAGATCTCTCAAATTCTCTCGTTCTACCCTGGTTGTGGTCTCGGCAGCTT GCACTTACAGAATGGTATCGGAGTGGTTAAGTACCACGGCGAAAAGAGGCCGAAGACCCTCGAAGAGCTTCAGGACACAGATATCGTGGTCACAACGTATCATACGCTTACTGCCGAGTATCTAGCGGGGAAAGGAAAGAATTCGCCACTGTATCAATTAGGCTGGTATCGAATAGTCCTTGACGAAG CTCATATCATCCGCCGTCCATCCACAAAGTTCTTCCAGGCATGCGAGTATCTCCACGCCAACTCTCGATGGTGTCTCTCTGGGACACCCATCCAAAACAAGCTTGCCGATATTGGCTCACTGTTCCGTTTCATTCGCGCCGAACCATTCGATAAGGCATCCGAATTTAGGAAGTGGATAGAAACCCCATTCGACAACGCTTTTAACGATCATGAGCTCATAAGGGATCGGTTGGTGCTACTCCTTGAAGCACTGTGTCTTCGGCGGACTAGAGAGGTCCTCAACTTGCCGAAGACACGACAATTTGTTCGACATTTGGACTTCAGTACGCAAGAGCGAGACCAATACGAAAAGACAGACGCTGTCATTCTACGCAACGTGCAGCATCGCATGGGCGAAGCTGAAAAGAGCTCTAAGTTTGGCATGTTCCAGCGGTGGCTTCAACTGCGAATTGTCTGTAACCACGGAACATATCAAAAGTTGTTCTCCTGGCATCGGAGAAGCCTTTTGGAAGAGCGAGAGGCAATAGTTGGAACAGCCGGTCACTATGGCGAATTATCCTGCGTAGGATGCGAGGAGCCGATGCCAATACTGGGATGCGACTTAACAAAGAGGATGTTCGACGATGAATGCTCTCATATTCTGTGCTCAAAATGCATTGAAGAGTCGAGTATGTCCCTACCCGAGACTCGAAGCCGATGCCCGATCTGCGTCAGATGGTACAAAGAACCTTCAATACCCCGAGAGGAAGAGACTTTGGGGCACAGTGAGAGACCGAGAAAGCGACGAAAGGCTACTTTAGCAATAGATGATCACGAGAGCTACTTCAACGCGCAAGGTATTTCAACCAAGTTAAGGACTTTGGTTGAGGATGTTCAGAAAGATCTCTGGACCACAAAAAG GCACTTGGAACAGGCTAAGATTCCATACCTCCAGCTCGATGGCAATAGTCCTCTGCCCCAGCGGCACGCTACGCTCCTTAAGTTCGAGAATGAGGATGAGACACCG GACATacggcagcagcaggagcacAAGAAGCATATTGCAGCACTAGGTTTCGAAGAAGAAATCTTCTAG
- a CDS encoding hypothetical protein (EggNog:ENOG41): MVAIDGVHNDWRHLLLPLAQQDELVMDAVLTVSAFHFHINKLDNNFKKNQKQYSAFGTNTYDTYVPDPYQLLGRTLQGLRQRQELICNNQTTQHSVLISLLLLMTSVLVTGGSDFPVLLRMLESALDAIGGKEGLGTGILAGFIMRELHKIRVYAAPHLGEETGLQMISSQARTDQLFGCLNHCLQLYPEHTPLFSQVASLVYQARDIYLQQVLSDHTSNFFDLDPIPTNPESVARVQRFIEALEQFPETSPVAHMLVWTTFVAASDAQLEEHKVYFENVLRRHHARSGFGNLLKGIEALKRMWGRKPGERWTTLLPQTKVLVA; the protein is encoded by the exons ATGGTAGCCATAGACGGCGTTCACAACGACTGGCGCCACCTCCTTCTTCCACTCGCTCAACAAGACGAACTCGTCATGGATGCCGTCCTTACAGTCTCGGCTTTTCACTTCCACATCAACAAGCTAGACAATAATTTCAAAAAGAACCAGAAGCAGTACTCTGCTTTCGGAACGAACACATACGATACTTACGTCCCTGATCCATATCAACTTCTGGGCCGAACACTTCAAGGTCTACGGCAACGTCAGGAACTGATATGCAATAATCAAACTACCCAGCACTCGGTACTCATCAGCCTTTTGCTTCTAATGACATCCGTGCTTGTCACTGGAGGCTCAGACTTTCCTGTTCTTTTGCGAATGCTCGAGTCAGCGCTGGACGCTAttggaggaaaagaagggctCGGTACTGGCATATTGGCTGGCTTTATCATGCGTGAGCTTCACAA GATCCGAGTTTATGCTGCCCCGCATCTCGGGGAAGAAACAGGTCTCCAAATGATCTCATCTCAAGCCCGAACAGATCAACTCTTCGGCTGTCTCAACCACTGTCTCCAACTCTACCCAGAACACACACCACTCTTCTCCCAAGTCGCAAGCCTCGTCTATCAAGCCCGAGATATCTATCTCCAACAGGTTCTCTCCGACCATacctccaacttcttcgaCCTAGATCCCATACCCACCAATCCCGAGTCGGTAGCACGCGTGCAGCGCTTCATCGAAGCCCTCGAACAATTCCCAGAGACTTCTCCTGTCGCTCACATGTTAGTCTGGACGACTTTTGTGGCGGCGTCGGATGCACAGCTTGAAGAGCACAAGGTCTATTTTGAGAATGTTTTGAGAAGACATCATGCGAGAAGTGGGTTTGGTAATTTGTTGAAGGGTATTGAGGCGTTGAAGAGGATGTGGGGTAGAAAGCCTGGGGAGAGATGGACGACTCTTTTACCGCAGACAAAGGTTCTTGTTGCTTAA
- a CDS encoding hypothetical protein (EggNog:ENOG41) gives MPSRTSDTPDEWSDSVDIISRFLALQQIYSAKELDSYLQSLRHIGEEESDSENQSTDVIILCASAILAIPEAVFEWAVQQQREYEERQRDTVLVLCGGIGPCTLFVYDAIRASKKYCTIFDTINGKPEGEVLKIMAEQFYKLKINQTGSQDHGFRILVSDLSNNCGADASEAKAVLEENGICSPRSMVVVQDPAMSSRTITSFEKVYENDAVHISCWPRLKQTREAQQEKAQPEKDFRRELWSMDRFLDRIIGEQGGVIRAKSPIGIPNEVENAWSAIMDESGSKFFS, from the coding sequence ATGCCTTCAAGAACAAGTGACACGCCGGATGAGTGGTCCGACTCGGTGGATATCATCTCACGCTTCCTAGCTTTACAGCAGATTTACAGCGCCAAGGAACTCGACTCATATCTCCAGTCGCTGCGACACATCGGAGAGGAGGAATCAGACTCTGAAAATCAATCAACTGATGTCATCATTCTTTGCGCATCAGCGATCCTGGCTATTCCTGAAGCTGTCTTCGAGTGGGCGGTGCAGCAGCAGAGGGAATACGaggaaagacaaagagacaCAGTACTTGTGTTATGTGGCGGCATTGGACCTTGCACACTATTCGTTTACGATGCTATCAGAGCAAGCAAGAAGTATTGCACAATATTTGACACGATAAATGGGAAGCCTGAAGGCGAAGTGTTGAAAATCATGGCGGAACAATTCTACaaactcaagatcaaccAAACAGGGAGTCAAGATCACGGATTTCGAATCCTGGTCTCCGACCTCTCAAATAACTGCGGAGCAGATGCATCAGAGGCCAAGGCGGTTTTGGAAGAGAACGGAATTTGCTCTCCGCGGTCTATGGTCGTTGTGCAGGACCCAGCCATGAGCAGCCGGACAATAACTTCATTTGAAAAAGTCTACGAGAATGATGCGGTTCATATTTCTTGCTGGCCACGGCTTAAGCAAACaagagaagctcaacaagaaaAGGCGCAACCCGAGAAAGATTTCCGGAGAGAACTTTGGTCTATGGATCGCTTTCTGGACCGGATCATCGGCGAGCAAGGTGGAGTTATCAGAGCGAAGTCACCTATTGGCATTCCGAACGAGGTGGAAAATGCGTGGTCTGCGATAATGGATGAAAGCGGCTCAAAATTCTTTTCATAG
- a CDS encoding hypothetical protein (EggNog:ENOG41), translated as MAVHSIDYWDVYCFEDGDTSTSIFGFDFEDDESGSESDLRTPEEMLRHSPRTFFLHTMTLSLSRVLDQYTIILEVFQDFIKRQARYLSKSAKQPNEFADNRRQLKEALRQVLNSITVLTRNVQEFLSNDPRQDLEDVPNGGDFADGIVSRKS; from the exons ATGGCTGTACATAGCATTGATTACTGGGACGTGTACTGCTTTGAAGACGGCGACACGAGTACATCGATTTTTGGATTTGACTTCGAGGATGACGAATCTGGTTCGGAGAGCGATTTACGAACACCTGAAGAAATGCTCAGACACTCCCCCCGAACCTTTTTCCTGCACACCATGACTTTGAGTCTCAGTCGTGTGCTGGACCAGTACACCATCATCTTGGAAGTTTTCCAGGACTTTATCAAGAGGCAAGCGCGTTACTTGTCG AAGAGTGCTAAACAACCGAATGAGTTCGCAGACAACAGGCGCCAGCTAAAGGAAGCCCTCCGTCAAGTCCTCAATTCGATCACAGTTCTGACACGTAATGTTCAAGAATTCCTATCAAACGATCCCAGGCAAGACCTTGAGGATGTTCCTAACGGCGGTGACTTTGCAGATGGGA TCGTGAGCAGGAAGAGCTAG